One genomic segment of Candidatus Berkiella aquae includes these proteins:
- a CDS encoding secretin N-terminal domain-containing protein, translating into MSNTLRRLIFIVFFFFSEQQILFADEPVNTTNEQTTVIQLNYRTPDEILPAITPFLDKGANAKAFENQIILQTSPSNLAAIKSIIQKLDIPTKQLMISVSNGYDRPSDVTASMQTITTTREADTNIDHIRVSNGQVAFINTSVTIPLITSQFAGSDNYHAEGSFAGAGPAGIISGQGTANEIAHAYGQTVDYQNLNSGLLVRPQVLGNQVKLDLLSQVQQAYNNYQDTQQPTYSGLKTETSLTVPLNQWVYFGGNRTEDDPTLQTIRTQPKDQNQRSLWLKVDVLNE; encoded by the coding sequence GTGAGTAATACTTTAAGACGTCTCATTTTTATAGTTTTTTTCTTTTTTAGCGAACAACAAATCTTATTCGCTGATGAGCCAGTTAATACAACTAATGAGCAAACTACGGTAATTCAACTTAACTACCGCACGCCAGATGAAATTTTACCTGCAATAACGCCATTTTTAGATAAAGGTGCAAACGCCAAAGCTTTTGAGAATCAAATTATTTTACAAACAAGCCCAAGCAACCTTGCTGCTATTAAAAGCATCATTCAGAAATTAGATATACCTACTAAACAATTGATGATTAGTGTTTCAAATGGTTATGATAGACCAAGCGATGTCACTGCCAGCATGCAGACTATCACTACTACTCGAGAAGCAGATACCAATATTGATCATATTCGTGTCAGTAACGGACAAGTCGCATTTATTAATACCAGTGTTACCATACCATTAATTACCAGCCAGTTTGCGGGCAGTGATAATTATCATGCAGAAGGATCTTTTGCAGGAGCAGGCCCAGCCGGAATCATTTCAGGGCAAGGAACAGCAAATGAAATAGCTCATGCCTATGGCCAGACTGTTGATTATCAAAATTTAAATAGCGGACTACTCGTTAGACCTCAAGTGCTAGGTAATCAAGTGAAACTTGATTTATTATCGCAAGTTCAACAAGCTTACAATAATTATCAAGATACCCAACAACCAACGTATTCTGGCTTAAAAACAGAAACTTCATTAACCGTTCCTCTAAACCAATGGGTCTATTTTGGTGGCAATCGAACTGAAGATGATCCTACTTTGCAAACTATTCGCACCCAACCTAAAGACCAAAATCAACGCTCTTTATGGCTTAAAGTAGATGTTCTGAATGAATAA
- a CDS encoding SidE phosphodiesterase domain-containing protein, translated as MAAFLNEEAFLSAAEYAHKNFLATPYQGGSEGHKYSEKAICLLTDGSMVYLPEQLMGALNIDTGEIDKQKIAQAFGSPVAKIIHRPNHELLHSLRQAALIPAIKSFLDHNASSPAYQALDAKHLERLQLMMLFCVTGREDETGFGIKSGEDRDRYLRYRGNSAQNFFEYIKNERPDLYAGDKEALYHDAWVVELMGAPTIPLKELDNTSYVMIQKMQKDGIHFPDKDTNTFPQTYLEMMNMAHGLDLLRVYSPLSSGHDNSAKNIAALMGKNLDFLKENGSLTQDHILSAVRDSIAMMQYSRRMLNGSGEKSTTLVEMDPHKIEALLQSATLRGVVGKVEELGKELKRLEALKSSLQNGAEAPEGVTIPKLAKEIKEKESELVKLRDEITNVVGRGILQQGHYAYDPKRFDYCHYKDGKVEENNRDFEREVGSGVTMLAKVVQPTFRGKAQAMKASATVAAVSPSQPLPQPKMQAQIFPSTQPIAGKVPPPPLQPMGKIPPPPMGKASAVGSSPQVMKAPTMPAQPPMKPPTMPVQPLVMQSSQSISPPMPMSELQLLFNVLSRYNMIEKGFGWKTIEGDWEIGRSAHSKNVALTNNQYHFELNNGIIICLDKANGYAPLKPLPSVEFPREQIHKFLNEATKPPIQPQVMKPVMPVHSQPMKPVMPVQHQPMKPVMPVQHQPMKPVMPVQHQPMKPVMPVQSPVMKPVMPVQPQPVQLQPIQPVIQLTSAHYDRQFINTLYEQSGKTYPSSNDGQTNLKQLMIDTLQTQGVVDQKILQQVNVVGAGGKNGYDGYIVSLPAVSDQVLQKIVREAVERKEQAAVQAEKSQAVTNSGLVAQYLKNIKPSADIQDKGGSVLISHNDFAAIRDAVARKNPQMSIHLESVKAGANGIELDATKCQNILNAQLQQIELIHKFYDKNIAKNYHDLEHKSDNQTLNFMINEVRDLGKSLTGKGKERAQQHQNIQALMDYYKKNPPQNAAEGLKAVKNTIAYLDSIRQEISKESNVFSSNTKKLCDSYINQLIKMNPEADVVLNKNNKKEIEDARKASEDIINDAKPTVKDNNEKKSKKY; from the coding sequence ATGGCAGCATTTTTAAATGAAGAGGCATTTTTAAGTGCCGCCGAGTATGCGCACAAAAACTTTCTCGCTACGCCATACCAAGGTGGATCTGAGGGGCATAAATATTCAGAAAAAGCCATTTGTCTTTTAACGGATGGTAGTATGGTCTATTTGCCTGAACAACTTATGGGTGCCTTAAATATCGATACAGGTGAAATAGATAAGCAGAAAATAGCACAAGCTTTTGGTAGTCCTGTAGCCAAAATAATCCATAGACCAAACCATGAGCTATTACACTCATTAAGACAAGCAGCTCTTATCCCCGCTATCAAAAGTTTTTTAGACCATAATGCCTCCAGTCCCGCTTATCAAGCATTAGATGCTAAACATCTTGAAAGGCTACAGCTGATGATGCTTTTTTGTGTAACGGGGAGAGAAGATGAAACCGGATTTGGGATTAAAAGTGGTGAAGATAGAGATCGTTATTTAAGATATAGAGGAAATTCTGCTCAGAATTTTTTTGAGTATATAAAAAATGAAAGGCCTGACTTGTATGCAGGGGATAAGGAAGCACTATACCATGATGCTTGGGTAGTAGAGCTAATGGGGGCACCCACTATACCGCTTAAAGAGCTAGATAACACCTCTTACGTTATGATACAGAAAATGCAAAAAGATGGGATCCATTTTCCTGATAAAGATACCAATACCTTTCCACAAACTTATTTGGAAATGATGAATATGGCACATGGCCTTGATTTATTAAGGGTATATAGCCCTTTAAGTAGCGGTCATGATAACTCAGCAAAAAATATTGCCGCTCTTATGGGGAAAAATTTAGACTTTTTAAAAGAAAATGGTTCACTGACACAAGACCATATTTTGTCTGCGGTAAGAGATAGTATTGCTATGATGCAATATTCTAGAAGAATGCTGAATGGATCGGGTGAAAAATCTACCACGTTGGTGGAAATGGACCCGCATAAAATTGAAGCACTTTTACAATCAGCCACTTTGCGTGGTGTGGTGGGAAAAGTAGAAGAATTAGGGAAAGAACTAAAAAGATTAGAAGCATTGAAAAGCAGCCTGCAAAATGGCGCAGAAGCGCCTGAAGGAGTAACCATTCCTAAGCTTGCAAAGGAGATAAAGGAGAAAGAAAGCGAATTAGTGAAACTCAGAGATGAAATAACAAATGTGGTGGGAAGAGGGATTTTGCAACAAGGGCATTACGCGTACGATCCTAAGAGATTTGACTATTGTCATTATAAAGATGGCAAAGTAGAAGAAAATAATAGAGACTTTGAAAGAGAAGTGGGTAGTGGTGTAACGATGTTAGCGAAAGTCGTACAGCCCACATTTAGGGGAAAAGCACAAGCGATGAAAGCGAGTGCAACAGTTGCCGCAGTGTCCCCATCACAGCCCCTGCCCCAACCCAAAATGCAGGCACAGATCTTTCCCTCAACCCAGCCTATTGCGGGGAAAGTACCGCCACCCCCACTACAGCCGATGGGAAAGATACCGCCACCACCTATGGGGAAGGCATCTGCTGTGGGATCGTCACCACAGGTAATGAAAGCGCCGACAATGCCAGCGCAACCACCAATGAAACCGCCGACAATGCCAGTACAACCGCTAGTAATGCAATCTTCCCAATCAATTAGCCCTCCAATGCCTATGAGTGAATTACAACTACTCTTTAATGTGCTTTCAAGATATAACATGATAGAAAAAGGATTTGGATGGAAAACGATTGAGGGTGATTGGGAAATTGGACGCTCTGCGCACTCTAAAAATGTTGCTCTAACGAATAATCAATATCACTTTGAGTTGAATAATGGGATTATTATTTGTTTAGACAAAGCCAATGGATATGCACCTCTTAAACCATTGCCTTCTGTTGAATTCCCAAGAGAGCAGATACATAAATTTTTAAATGAAGCAACAAAACCTCCAATACAACCTCAGGTAATGAAACCGGTAATGCCTGTGCATTCTCAACCTATGAAACCGGTAATGCCAGTGCAGCATCAACCCATGAAACCGGTAATGCCAGTGCAGCATCAACCCATGAAACCGGTAATGCCAGTGCAGCATCAACCCATGAAACCGGTAATGCCAGTGCAATCCCCAGTTATGAAACCGGTAATGCCAGTACAACCTCAGCCAGTGCAACTCCAACCAATCCAACCTGTGATTCAGCTTACTTCTGCTCACTATGATCGTCAATTTATTAATACTTTGTATGAACAAAGCGGTAAAACTTATCCATCATCCAATGACGGACAAACAAACTTAAAACAATTAATGATAGATACGTTGCAAACACAAGGTGTTGTGGATCAGAAAATCTTGCAACAAGTTAATGTTGTGGGTGCTGGCGGAAAAAATGGCTATGACGGTTATATCGTAAGTCTTCCTGCTGTCTCTGATCAAGTATTACAAAAAATTGTGCGTGAAGCGGTAGAACGTAAAGAACAGGCAGCTGTACAAGCTGAGAAAAGTCAAGCTGTCACTAATTCAGGATTAGTCGCACAATATCTCAAGAATATAAAACCTTCTGCGGATATTCAAGATAAAGGAGGTAGCGTTTTGATTTCGCATAATGACTTTGCTGCAATAAGAGACGCTGTGGCGCGTAAAAACCCTCAAATGTCTATCCATTTGGAAAGTGTAAAAGCGGGCGCAAACGGCATTGAACTTGATGCAACCAAATGTCAGAATATCTTAAATGCTCAGTTACAACAAATTGAACTCATTCATAAATTCTATGATAAAAATATTGCTAAAAACTATCACGATCTTGAACATAAAAGCGACAATCAAACGTTAAACTTTATGATTAATGAAGTAAGGGATCTTGGAAAATCACTCACAGGAAAAGGTAAAGAGCGAGCACAGCAGCATCAAAATATTCAAGCTCTCATGGATTACTATAAAAAAAATCCACCACAAAATGCGGCAGAAGGATTAAAAGCTGTTAAAAATACGATTGCTTATTTAGATTCTATTCGTCAGGAAATTAGTAAAGAGAGCAATGTTTTTTCATCAAATACCAAAAAGCTGTGCGATAGTTATATTAATCAACTGATTAAGATGAATCCTGAGGCCGATGTGGTGCTAAATAAAAATAATAAAAAAGAAATAGAGGATGCTAGAAAGGCAAGTGAAGATATTATTAATGATGCTAAGCCTACTGTTAAAGACAATAATGAAAAGAAGTCGAAAAAATATTAG
- a CDS encoding DEAD/DEAH box helicase family protein — MSNNGPSNHKRYLPETDRQPSNQRDKKPKQQINRSKGGYAIFNMIKKISIVPSRTSANRLIPELLDTIRHYPQNLAEITSGHTFLDNALTYPILCNEDKQLAVQISEILFDCLIVRMKATFSERQFNTILAQKNPDQFGILQRAISSGSQHVVSKVIALLTEKNRESILLDNLSTPTFDGFLPLQQAYLTGNRVIIKMIHELLNQYPNFLNENLKNITFSGFSILATIIKAGTTEDVDEMIHILSTSEYQDALKCNLQNLTYDKFSILQVAIRSGSLIKVESVIKLLLRPENKDILRTTLKNKTADSFTTLLCSFASDSPEIIKKVIELFNQSGNEDLIKVNIECTNTQNDNFLQLAIYTKNPTIVQIAIDVLNEQDDDFLTRCLSNRTNKGYMILQDAIRTGNQSIMTLVTNLLLRPKLEKILAENLTNKINSGFYCMNDAIKSDAPEVLEAYIKLSEKHLSQKKWQELLLVQTEKDANYLQLAVFVGNPLLVELYVQAIHRAFGEESVNILRKMTNEMTVAFTPRTIKAMDIIKPYFNNSRVQNIERTPVYVRPTLRLPRLFNDACKAESEKEYKQILSNIKKEIAKNPQELVSFSQDKNWSHFNMVLMHVSKGQHDKLFAAKIVNELFNLLWEETNQRFPEKIEIILSAKKEDGRNLLCHAVGLPFEDIVKFLIEVYSQQGRETLLKETLVSKSLLGLRILQSTIISQSNANVEAILKLLEKFPEALSKNLGNVSTEGYMPVHEAVRGGFTPILKNLLSVLTRPPFHALLDVNLRNQTGHGFTLLTDVLKSGNVENVNLIIEHSEKYMDREAWKRRLKDTTHSGHNCLHHATNFCNIQVAQRLVDSIIDAFGNEASKTLDSLMNSRNKFRKEHDYKALHGYIKQRLDSNKKAHEKGADSSIRKHNEDLAQTPIAPSLPWRLEQVETSLSPTVEVENVIVNSENRLPEFDQAKLSSDDEKEMVIDHENDSEDLSNLKNKHHQIEEMPEIDVDDEIDDSEDVQLNQNEAIVSPCAGIDPKYLGGVLPALPQPETNDQTIENDASAITYLHEYELTPFKLLTKSKEDANSLQISLNLPEFHAEFYSERLLGDNEQVTFVLAGRKEEALLPRPIRGRCILVLTQEEHQHFENKLPQGYDALVIKAIQSDSHGRYQHLHKPTARRLGLFLFAHHMNLLTFMMIDDNIKKIKANCRNPGWDNFYELMKNQLDKLYCVSVRTDFNKTPKPGELGSKMFMIDMQALKERIPNLKNIFALFPIAANECHWGEDYWMQLAFYVIANFESQGYEILDKALITLQRSKSNQNAFANTGARARLFDSIDIQALQKMGLDEGRWVEVTHSLLNDIISENINRYQKRKKEIEKADLQIKHALANQITQLPIQSNEPQDVEGEFIQRYQSFIKTTRFKRGVFRHYQLSAMGAISKVTNNHNRLILATGAGKTYLQCELMRMAYHTAKAGEHIIVVTPHIELVNQFYNDFIEFNKNNSSTNRELQIPQEAIIKVCSHKQSCHVKTILMNDNIDNQKSVLIFCSDSLEKFVEEMNYQLPHVPLILLDEYHYYPSTVEDLINNLSAGSLIIGATATPPESDRLITAYRYTRAQGVKEKYLAPVIADSLSMSFSKENVAILIPALPTILQTQNHPNFREKQKLKDSKGIIYLPSIADCEQALAVLKEAGITAFCIHSKNTKHKAELEAFLENDDPGVLLAVKMLRIGFNAKDLGWTIIAQNAKAKEHASRSNIEQMIGRVMRLNGDKVGYVLCFKDVLAEVVKPLLASQPITQKVNPDYLAQNNVYFAKGNTWKICDVANEKKFNELMKRTSLFKRKFSITSEVVPKFQMESALTTHNEADEADDSDFLTMIYFGVKSIPLVHAFESSKASKGRLAAIIEEIIGDEIVPWTLSDSTNEHKASVRK, encoded by the coding sequence ATGTCAAATAATGGCCCATCAAATCACAAACGCTATTTACCTGAAACTGACAGACAACCTAGCAATCAGCGAGACAAGAAACCCAAGCAGCAAATTAATCGCTCTAAGGGTGGCTATGCTATTTTTAATATGATTAAGAAAATCAGTATAGTACCCAGTAGAACTTCAGCGAATAGATTAATCCCTGAATTATTAGATACCATTCGTCATTATCCTCAAAATCTTGCAGAAATAACGTCAGGTCATACATTCTTAGATAACGCTTTGACTTATCCCATTTTGTGCAATGAGGATAAACAGTTAGCAGTGCAGATTAGTGAAATATTATTTGATTGTCTCATTGTAAGAATGAAGGCAACATTCAGCGAAAGGCAATTCAATACGATTCTGGCACAAAAAAATCCCGATCAATTTGGTATTTTACAACGCGCCATCTCATCCGGTTCGCAACATGTTGTTAGTAAAGTGATAGCACTGTTAACTGAAAAAAATAGAGAAAGCATTTTGCTTGATAATCTATCAACTCCTACTTTTGACGGATTTTTACCACTACAGCAAGCTTATTTAACGGGGAATCGTGTCATCATTAAAATGATTCATGAATTGCTCAACCAATATCCAAATTTTTTAAATGAAAATTTAAAAAATATTACATTTTCAGGTTTTTCAATATTAGCCACGATCATTAAAGCTGGCACAACTGAAGACGTTGATGAAATGATCCATATTTTATCGACATCTGAGTATCAAGACGCATTGAAATGTAATTTACAGAATTTAACCTATGATAAATTTAGCATATTGCAAGTTGCCATACGTTCAGGATCACTAATAAAAGTTGAGAGTGTGATAAAACTCTTATTAAGACCAGAAAACAAAGACATTCTTAGAACGACACTAAAGAATAAAACCGCTGATTCTTTCACAACGTTACTATGTTCATTTGCTAGCGATTCGCCAGAAATTATTAAAAAAGTAATTGAACTTTTTAACCAATCAGGAAATGAAGATTTAATCAAAGTTAATATTGAATGTACTAATACACAAAATGATAATTTTTTACAATTAGCAATTTATACTAAAAATCCTACCATCGTGCAAATAGCTATCGATGTATTAAATGAACAAGATGATGACTTTCTTACAAGATGTTTAAGTAATCGAACGAATAAAGGTTATATGATATTACAAGACGCTATCCGAACTGGCAATCAGTCTATCATGACCCTTGTCACAAATTTATTATTACGCCCGAAATTAGAAAAAATACTTGCTGAAAATCTCACTAATAAAATCAATAGCGGTTTTTACTGCATGAACGATGCCATTAAGTCAGATGCCCCTGAAGTTCTTGAGGCATATATCAAATTAAGTGAAAAACATTTATCACAAAAAAAATGGCAGGAATTATTGTTAGTACAAACAGAAAAAGATGCCAATTATCTTCAATTAGCAGTCTTTGTTGGGAATCCCCTCCTCGTTGAACTTTATGTCCAAGCTATTCATCGAGCTTTTGGTGAAGAATCTGTTAACATTCTTCGAAAGATGACGAATGAGATGACTGTGGCCTTTACCCCAAGAACGATTAAAGCGATGGACATAATAAAACCTTATTTCAATAACAGCAGAGTTCAAAATATAGAAAGAACGCCAGTCTATGTTCGCCCAACACTCAGATTACCTAGACTTTTCAACGATGCTTGCAAAGCGGAGTCCGAAAAAGAATATAAACAAATCTTATCTAATATAAAGAAGGAAATCGCCAAAAATCCTCAAGAATTGGTAAGTTTTAGTCAAGATAAAAATTGGTCTCATTTTAATATGGTCTTGATGCACGTTAGTAAAGGTCAACACGATAAATTATTTGCGGCCAAAATAGTTAACGAATTATTTAACCTCTTATGGGAAGAAACAAATCAACGTTTCCCTGAAAAAATAGAGATCATTTTAAGTGCCAAGAAAGAAGATGGAAGAAATCTGTTGTGTCACGCAGTAGGTCTACCCTTTGAAGATATTGTAAAATTCTTAATAGAAGTCTACTCTCAACAGGGTCGAGAAACTTTGCTAAAAGAGACCTTGGTGTCAAAATCTTTGTTAGGATTGAGGATACTGCAATCTACTATTATCTCTCAATCAAATGCTAATGTAGAAGCAATACTGAAACTCTTAGAAAAATTTCCAGAAGCACTAAGCAAAAATCTAGGGAATGTTTCAACTGAAGGGTATATGCCGGTTCATGAAGCTGTACGTGGCGGTTTCACCCCTATTCTAAAAAACCTTTTGAGTGTTTTAACCAGGCCACCATTTCACGCATTACTAGATGTTAATTTAAGAAATCAGACAGGCCATGGGTTTACGTTACTGACCGATGTATTAAAATCAGGAAATGTTGAAAACGTTAATCTTATAATCGAACATTCTGAAAAATATATGGATCGAGAGGCTTGGAAGCGAAGATTAAAAGATACCACACATAGCGGACATAATTGTCTTCATCATGCTACCAATTTTTGCAATATACAAGTTGCGCAAAGATTAGTAGATTCAATTATAGATGCTTTTGGTAATGAAGCTTCTAAAACACTAGATTCTCTCATGAATTCTCGTAACAAATTTCGCAAAGAACATGATTATAAAGCACTGCATGGTTATATTAAACAAAGGCTTGATTCTAATAAAAAAGCACATGAGAAAGGAGCTGACTCAAGTATAAGAAAGCATAACGAAGACTTAGCTCAGACTCCTATTGCGCCCTCACTTCCTTGGCGACTAGAACAAGTCGAAACTTCTTTAAGCCCAACAGTAGAGGTCGAAAATGTGATAGTCAATTCCGAGAATCGTCTTCCTGAATTTGATCAAGCCAAACTTTCAAGCGATGATGAAAAAGAAATGGTTATAGACCATGAAAATGATTCAGAAGATCTGTCAAATCTTAAAAATAAACATCATCAGATTGAAGAAATGCCAGAAATAGATGTGGATGATGAAATAGATGACAGCGAGGATGTTCAACTCAACCAGAACGAAGCCATCGTCTCACCCTGTGCTGGTATTGATCCCAAATACCTTGGAGGCGTACTTCCAGCATTACCCCAACCTGAGACAAACGATCAAACAATAGAAAATGATGCATCGGCGATCACTTACCTGCATGAGTATGAATTAACCCCATTTAAGCTATTAACCAAATCTAAAGAAGATGCCAATTCGCTCCAGATTTCCTTAAACTTGCCTGAATTTCATGCAGAATTCTATTCTGAACGTTTACTAGGTGATAATGAACAGGTAACATTTGTCTTAGCAGGCCGCAAAGAAGAAGCATTACTGCCTCGTCCTATTCGGGGCCGTTGTATCTTAGTATTGACACAAGAAGAGCATCAACATTTTGAAAATAAGCTGCCTCAAGGGTACGACGCATTAGTCATTAAAGCTATTCAAAGCGATTCCCATGGTCGATACCAACATTTGCACAAACCAACCGCACGAAGATTAGGATTATTTCTATTTGCACATCATATGAATCTTCTAACATTTATGATGATCGACGACAATATCAAGAAAATTAAAGCCAATTGCCGTAACCCAGGTTGGGACAATTTCTATGAATTAATGAAAAATCAATTAGATAAACTCTATTGTGTATCCGTCAGAACCGATTTTAATAAAACACCCAAACCCGGTGAATTAGGATCTAAAATGTTCATGATCGATATGCAAGCATTAAAAGAACGAATTCCTAACTTGAAGAATATTTTTGCCCTTTTTCCCATTGCTGCCAATGAATGCCATTGGGGAGAAGACTATTGGATGCAACTAGCATTTTATGTTATTGCTAATTTTGAATCCCAAGGTTATGAAATACTTGATAAAGCATTAATCACTTTACAACGCTCAAAATCGAATCAAAACGCTTTTGCAAACACGGGAGCAAGAGCACGTCTTTTTGACAGCATTGATATCCAAGCCTTGCAGAAAATGGGATTAGATGAAGGCCGATGGGTAGAAGTGACGCATTCCCTTCTTAACGATATTATTTCCGAAAATATAAATCGTTATCAGAAACGTAAAAAAGAAATTGAAAAAGCCGATTTACAGATAAAGCATGCACTTGCCAATCAGATCACACAATTACCAATACAATCAAATGAACCTCAAGATGTGGAAGGTGAGTTTATTCAACGTTATCAATCATTCATTAAAACAACTCGCTTTAAGCGTGGGGTTTTTAGGCATTACCAATTATCCGCCATGGGAGCCATTAGCAAAGTAACTAACAATCATAACCGCTTGATTCTAGCCACCGGTGCTGGAAAAACTTATTTGCAATGTGAACTAATGCGCATGGCTTATCATACGGCTAAGGCTGGTGAACATATTATCGTTGTCACTCCACATATTGAATTGGTTAATCAATTTTACAATGATTTCATTGAATTCAATAAAAATAATTCATCCACAAATAGAGAATTACAGATCCCACAAGAAGCGATCATTAAAGTATGCAGCCATAAGCAAAGTTGTCATGTTAAAACCATTTTAATGAACGATAATATCGATAATCAGAAAAGTGTTCTTATTTTTTGCTCAGATAGTTTAGAAAAATTTGTCGAAGAAATGAATTATCAATTACCTCACGTACCTTTAATTCTCTTGGATGAATACCATTATTATCCTTCAACCGTAGAAGATTTGATTAATAACTTAAGCGCTGGATCTTTAATTATTGGAGCGACTGCAACACCACCTGAATCGGATCGCTTAATCACAGCATACCGTTATACTAGAGCCCAAGGCGTTAAAGAAAAATATTTGGCTCCCGTCATTGCTGATAGCTTGAGCATGTCATTTTCCAAGGAAAATGTTGCAATACTTATTCCTGCATTGCCAACGATTTTGCAAACACAAAATCATCCTAATTTTAGAGAAAAACAAAAACTTAAAGACTCAAAGGGGATTATTTACCTTCCATCGATTGCCGATTGTGAGCAAGCCTTAGCTGTTCTCAAAGAAGCGGGTATAACCGCATTTTGCATCCATAGTAAAAATACCAAACACAAAGCAGAATTAGAAGCCTTTCTGGAAAACGATGATCCAGGCGTTTTGTTGGCAGTAAAAATGCTAAGAATCGGTTTTAACGCAAAAGATTTAGGTTGGACCATCATTGCACAAAATGCAAAAGCGAAAGAGCATGCAAGCCGTTCTAATATTGAACAAATGATTGGCCGAGTCATGCGCTTGAATGGGGATAAAGTTGGTTATGTTTTATGTTTCAAAGATGTCTTAGCTGAAGTCGTTAAACCCTTACTTGCCTCGCAGCCTATTACACAAAAAGTAAATCCAGATTATTTAGCACAAAACAATGTCTATTTTGCCAAAGGGAATACTTGGAAGATCTGTGATGTTGCAAATGAGAAAAAATTTAATGAATTAATGAAACGAACATCGTTGTTCAAAAGAAAGTTTTCGATTACCAGTGAAGTTGTTCCAAAGTTTCAAATGGAGTCTGCATTAACAACTCATAACGAAGCAGATGAGGCGGATGATTCTGATTTCCTAACAATGATTTATTTTGGTGTCAAATCGATACCTTTAGTGCATGCATTTGAAAGTTCTAAAGCAAGCAAAGGAAGGCTTGCGGCAATAATTGAAGAAATTATTGGCGATGAAATTGTTCCTTGGACTTTATCTGACAGTACTAATGAACACAAAGCATCAGTAAGAAAGTGA